One genomic segment of Sanyastnella coralliicola includes these proteins:
- a CDS encoding T9SS type A sorting domain-containing protein: protein MKKLFTLLMGILLSASGAFAQIDCDGTEILVNIDPGTFPGEIGLSIVNEEGDVIFDLSDGLGGIFNDEAIVLCAADGCYELVLTDSFGDGWNGGSVTISYGDYMAEFTLEEGEYGVYAVGINSEDCITEIEGCTDPEALNYQPWANVDDGSCEYPFTCEEGIVANLYVCTFSNGENVEMQITDSEGNELIYVSGLGNGAIEYYELCIDPNECYTVNMINAAGETGWSGGYYWINAGGDQISSDDLADNLSEETVYFTVDGDCPTPGCTDPEAYNYNEEATDDDGSCEYYEDCEATIVVVNLTTGYFGSEVSWSIADADGNVVADGGGYSSDSNYLEVACLEDGCYTFNGYDSFGDGWNGAIAELTVGGVALEPFTFETGEFGGMVFGVNTEECADPFGCTDPDALNFDDDATIDDGSCEYPIYGCTDEAANNYNPWANTDDGSCVYPVDCGDATLANLYVCTFGNGEEVSLTITDSEGNEVIAVNDLNSGAIAYYEICLEAGECYTVEMSNSAGNTGWYGGYYWINVGNEQVSINELDDDMTVELTNFSIDGSCDDEIVYGCTDEEASNYNPDATMDDGSCEYPEPCDANEVSIDLMTGSWANEVSFEIYDAEGNLHYSSEGGYENNSDYTEYACLEDGCYTFVMIDSFGDGWNGGSVVLSIDGVAIAEGALDTGDIGSFAFGVNDDECSDADDIFGCTDPDALNFDDNALIDDGSCEYPVYGCTDPDAENYNPWATDDDGSCVYPVDCGEGTLATLYVCTFGNGSEVALTITDSDGNEVISVSDLGDVAIMYYDICLEYGMCYTVEMTNTAGNGGWYGGYYWITADGYEVSTDALDDDAVTQTVNFSLDGSCGDEEVYGCTDPNALNYNPDATADDGSCEYEMDIMGCTDPAALNYNPEATIDDGSCIYFEECDGQTALILLTTEMWGAEVSWDITDSEGNVIASGQGEGNDMISTSTACLYEGECYTLNMYDSFGDGWNGGFISILLEEDLLVLGTLDQGDFESVSFGINTDCGDDPIDVIGCTDPAALNYNPEATLDDGSCIYEDDNEGLYEGPMYSLTDQETAVALMLIPNPVISHANLKLTELNPEATIQVEIRDVSGRLLFSQNYGEDQTQLNEVIDVSNFAAGIHFVTVTNGDYKEVIRLIKQ from the coding sequence ATGAAGAAGCTTTTTACCCTGTTGATGGGAATCCTGTTGTCAGCGTCTGGCGCCTTTGCTCAGATTGATTGTGATGGCACTGAGATTCTCGTCAATATTGACCCAGGAACATTCCCAGGAGAAATTGGTCTAAGCATTGTCAATGAAGAAGGCGATGTGATTTTTGACCTGTCTGACGGACTAGGTGGTATCTTCAACGACGAAGCCATTGTGCTTTGTGCTGCTGATGGGTGCTACGAACTGGTTCTCACAGATTCTTTTGGAGACGGATGGAACGGAGGTTCTGTTACGATCTCGTATGGAGATTACATGGCAGAATTCACCCTTGAAGAAGGTGAATATGGCGTGTATGCAGTCGGAATTAATAGCGAAGACTGTATCACCGAAATAGAAGGATGTACAGATCCCGAAGCCTTGAACTATCAGCCGTGGGCCAACGTAGACGATGGTTCATGCGAATACCCATTTACATGTGAGGAAGGCATTGTAGCCAACCTTTACGTTTGCACCTTCTCTAACGGTGAAAACGTAGAAATGCAGATCACAGATAGCGAAGGAAACGAGCTTATTTACGTTTCTGGACTAGGAAATGGTGCTATTGAATACTACGAACTGTGTATTGACCCGAATGAGTGTTACACAGTGAACATGATCAATGCCGCGGGTGAGACAGGATGGTCTGGAGGATACTACTGGATCAATGCAGGTGGTGATCAAATCAGTAGCGACGATCTTGCAGACAACCTATCTGAAGAAACAGTTTATTTCACCGTTGACGGTGATTGTCCAACCCCTGGATGTACTGATCCTGAGGCCTACAACTATAATGAAGAGGCTACAGATGACGATGGCTCTTGTGAGTACTATGAAGACTGTGAAGCAACCATCGTTGTTGTTAACCTCACGACAGGGTACTTCGGCTCAGAAGTTTCATGGAGCATTGCAGATGCAGATGGAAACGTTGTAGCTGATGGAGGGGGATATTCCTCTGATTCAAATTACTTAGAAGTAGCATGCCTGGAAGACGGCTGTTACACTTTCAATGGATACGATTCTTTCGGTGATGGCTGGAATGGCGCTATCGCGGAATTGACTGTCGGCGGAGTGGCGCTTGAACCATTCACATTCGAAACAGGTGAGTTCGGAGGAATGGTATTCGGGGTGAACACAGAGGAATGTGCAGACCCGTTTGGATGTACTGATCCAGACGCTCTGAACTTTGATGATGACGCCACCATCGACGACGGTTCATGTGAATACCCAATCTATGGATGTACGGATGAAGCGGCCAACAACTACAACCCTTGGGCAAATACAGACGATGGTTCGTGTGTGTACCCAGTAGACTGTGGTGATGCAACTTTGGCTAACCTCTACGTTTGCACCTTCGGAAACGGGGAAGAAGTTTCATTGACCATCACAGACAGTGAAGGAAATGAAGTTATCGCCGTGAACGATCTGAATAGTGGTGCGATTGCGTACTACGAGATCTGTCTGGAAGCTGGTGAATGCTACACGGTGGAAATGTCTAACTCAGCTGGAAATACCGGTTGGTACGGAGGCTACTACTGGATTAACGTAGGAAACGAGCAGGTGAGCATCAACGAATTGGATGATGACATGACCGTTGAGTTGACAAACTTCTCTATCGATGGATCTTGTGACGATGAAATCGTTTACGGCTGTACTGATGAAGAAGCATCAAACTACAATCCAGATGCTACCATGGACGACGGTTCATGTGAATACCCTGAGCCATGTGACGCGAACGAAGTGAGCATTGACTTGATGACAGGATCATGGGCCAATGAGGTGAGCTTCGAGATTTACGACGCTGAAGGAAACCTTCACTATTCAAGCGAAGGTGGTTACGAGAATAATAGTGATTACACTGAGTACGCGTGTCTAGAAGACGGCTGCTACACCTTCGTCATGATTGATTCCTTCGGCGATGGATGGAATGGTGGTTCTGTGGTTCTTTCTATCGATGGTGTCGCTATCGCGGAAGGGGCATTGGATACAGGGGACATTGGTTCCTTCGCCTTCGGCGTGAACGACGATGAGTGTTCAGATGCTGACGACATCTTCGGATGTACTGATCCAGACGCGTTGAACTTCGATGACAATGCATTGATTGACGATGGTTCATGCGAGTACCCAGTGTACGGATGTACTGATCCAGATGCTGAGAACTACAACCCATGGGCTACAGACGACGACGGTTCTTGTGTTTACCCTGTTGATTGCGGGGAAGGAACACTGGCGACACTGTACGTATGTACTTTCGGAAACGGAAGTGAAGTAGCATTAACTATCACTGACAGCGATGGCAACGAAGTGATTTCTGTTAGTGATCTAGGTGATGTTGCCATTATGTACTACGACATCTGTCTCGAGTACGGCATGTGTTACACCGTTGAAATGACAAACACTGCTGGAAACGGCGGATGGTACGGTGGCTACTACTGGATTACGGCTGACGGCTACGAAGTAAGCACAGACGCGCTTGATGATGACGCGGTGACCCAAACAGTGAACTTCTCACTCGACGGTTCTTGTGGAGACGAAGAGGTGTACGGATGTACAGATCCAAACGCATTGAACTACAACCCGGATGCCACTGCAGACGACGGTTCATGTGAATACGAAATGGACATCATGGGTTGTACTGACCCAGCAGCCTTGAACTACAACCCAGAGGCAACTATCGATGATGGATCTTGTATCTACTTCGAAGAGTGTGACGGACAAACAGCATTGATTCTGCTGACTACAGAAATGTGGGGCGCAGAAGTAAGCTGGGACATCACAGATAGCGAAGGCAATGTCATCGCTTCTGGTCAAGGAGAAGGAAACGACATGATTTCAACTTCTACGGCATGTCTGTACGAAGGTGAATGTTACACCTTGAACATGTACGATTCATTCGGTGACGGATGGAACGGAGGGTTCATCAGCATCCTATTAGAGGAAGACCTATTGGTACTTGGAACGCTAGATCAAGGAGACTTCGAATCAGTAAGCTTCGGAATCAACACCGATTGTGGAGACGATCCAATCGATGTGATTGGATGTACTGACCCAGCAGCCTTGAACTACAACCCAGAGGCAACACTTGACGATGGGTCATGTATCTACGAAGACGACAACGAAGGTCTTTACGAAGGACCAATGTACTCGTTGACAGATCAGGAAACGGCAGTAGCATTGATGTTGATTCCTAACCCGGTGATCTCACATGCGAACTTGAAGTTGACAGAGCTCAACCCAGAAGCAACGATTCAAGTAGAAATCCGCGACGTATCAGGTCGTCTGTTGTTCAGCCAGAACTACGGAGAAGACCAGACGCAGTTGAATGAGGTCATCGATGTATCGAACTTCGCAGCCGGCATTCACTTCGTAACGGTAACGAACGGAGACTATAAAGAGGTGATTCGTTTGATCAAGCAATAA
- a CDS encoding helix-turn-helix domain-containing protein, with protein MEKNSNILVHFGIQVKFYRQQKGLSQEALAHRASLHRTYIGMIERAEKNITLLNIEKIANALEVSISQLCDNSDG; from the coding sequence GTGGAAAAAAACTCAAATATTCTTGTTCACTTCGGAATTCAGGTCAAATTCTATAGACAGCAGAAAGGTCTTTCACAGGAAGCACTGGCACATAGAGCTTCTTTACACCGAACTTATATCGGAATGATAGAGCGTGCAGAAAAGAATATTACCCTCTTGAACATTGAAAAAATCGCTAATGCACTTGAGGTATCAATCTCGCAATTATGTGACAACAGTGATGGCTGA
- a CDS encoding Alw26I/Eco31I/Esp3I family type II restriction endonuclease has product MTTVMAEERNKYTNQSDELSYISDDPEDYGSKGENWAEPFVKYMKATVTHPVYEGMPDAVKDDGKIQWEAPSNRSGGKYQHTHQKRRDWWTNKAKSLGIDPSSDKWISKTAKSIHPTGEKPCKRCGIVLRIAYVYPQSMMIKRFKRIFDDDFEVSPIEPIDELLQRAFDIYGEDLIDKAPAILRTSAITPPKFKDIEALLLWVEDEYVPREPSLLSPGAMSNAPDRFDGFHSFNRCCRSKADKGRSSANLKSYSTDRRVFEYWSEGDWIAADRLMGLVRSVMSKEENADGGEGAPTADHIGPISLGFCHRPKFRLLSKEANSAKNNRMTLQDVKDLIEDQNRGVQVVSWYAKDVWAILQEKVHSEETSLRLSKIMRDNQRNAMVLLSKLFEKRQIYLLTILLELEFADFKVSFPGLRAENYITTFDSIEKEPRDNKYALEQKARRFRIGFEALRSYREKENRHLFIIDEASMDEAVEKVIELLDNSSEDTKELNSRLCHIVFSKAGVISEADTREIIAKIPKEVPSLFHEAIGIMGSEMRKIAEALSSLWDEDRYVRAQFELDD; this is encoded by the coding sequence GTGACAACAGTGATGGCTGAAGAAAGAAACAAGTACACTAACCAAAGTGATGAACTCTCCTATATCAGTGACGACCCTGAGGATTATGGAAGTAAAGGTGAGAATTGGGCAGAGCCTTTCGTAAAGTACATGAAAGCAACTGTCACGCACCCTGTTTATGAAGGCATGCCAGACGCCGTAAAAGATGATGGAAAAATCCAATGGGAAGCTCCTTCAAATAGATCAGGGGGAAAATATCAACACACTCATCAGAAAAGAAGAGACTGGTGGACGAATAAAGCTAAGTCATTAGGAATAGACCCTTCCTCAGATAAATGGATAAGCAAGACAGCCAAATCCATACATCCTACGGGTGAAAAGCCTTGTAAAAGATGTGGGATAGTTCTTCGAATTGCCTATGTCTATCCTCAATCAATGATGATCAAAAGGTTTAAGCGGATTTTTGATGATGACTTTGAAGTATCACCTATTGAACCAATTGATGAGTTGCTTCAAAGAGCATTTGACATTTATGGCGAAGATTTGATTGACAAAGCCCCAGCTATCCTGAGAACCTCTGCAATTACCCCTCCTAAATTTAAAGACATAGAGGCTCTGCTATTATGGGTTGAAGATGAATACGTTCCTAGAGAACCTTCTTTACTCAGCCCAGGAGCTATGTCCAACGCCCCAGATAGATTTGATGGATTCCACTCCTTTAATAGATGCTGTCGATCTAAAGCTGACAAAGGAAGATCTTCTGCCAACTTAAAAAGCTACTCCACAGATCGAAGAGTATTTGAATACTGGTCTGAGGGAGACTGGATAGCCGCAGACAGACTAATGGGGTTGGTGAGGAGTGTAATGTCGAAGGAAGAAAATGCGGATGGAGGAGAAGGAGCCCCCACCGCTGACCACATAGGACCAATATCGCTTGGTTTTTGTCACCGACCAAAATTCAGATTATTAAGCAAAGAAGCCAATTCTGCTAAAAATAACAGAATGACTCTTCAGGATGTAAAAGACTTAATTGAAGATCAAAATAGAGGTGTTCAAGTTGTTTCGTGGTATGCGAAAGATGTTTGGGCAATACTTCAAGAGAAAGTTCACAGCGAAGAGACATCACTTCGACTTTCCAAGATTATGAGAGATAATCAGCGAAATGCGATGGTATTGCTGTCAAAGCTATTTGAGAAACGACAAATTTATCTACTAACTATACTACTGGAACTAGAATTTGCGGATTTCAAGGTGTCATTCCCCGGTTTGAGAGCTGAGAATTACATAACCACCTTTGATTCAATTGAAAAAGAGCCCCGAGACAATAAATATGCACTTGAACAAAAGGCTCGAAGATTCAGAATAGGATTTGAGGCTCTACGTTCATACAGAGAGAAAGAGAATAGACACTTGTTTATTATAGATGAGGCTTCAATGGATGAAGCTGTGGAGAAAGTCATTGAGCTTCTTGATAATAGCTCTGAAGACACGAAAGAATTGAACTCAAGACTATGTCACATTGTCTTTTCCAAGGCAGGAGTTATTTCCGAAGCCGATACTAGGGAGATAATAGCGAAAATACCTAAAGAGGTTCCCTCTTTGTTCCATGAGGCCATAGGCATAATGGGATCTGAAATGAGGAAAATCGCTGAAGCACTTTCTAGTCTATGGGACGAAGATCGATATGTCCGTGCTCAATTTGAACTTGATGATTAA
- a CDS encoding Alw26I/Eco31I/Esp3I family type II restriction adenine-specific DNA-methyltransferase has product MEHLEHIKDTPNATNLKVKLSGKYYTHHSIASHGIRNLIGILKNEGRFKSRYTVCDPFAGDGRLVFWFLEKWAEFGLPEVTWTIHLWDIEKSGLEGVREKLMKLDIDIDEINIVIQDAFKHNAEERYGFDFILTNPPWEMIKPDSRELKYLGDQEKADYISSLKAYDKYLAENYPLSQPKRKFAGWGTNLSRVGVELIRNLVSPNGFTMVVLPTSFLADDQSLSLRKELFTIDSIHTIDYYPAEAKLFGKADVDSAVLVFRRNGGKSQKVLLSKFDQELNLERKESVDLNHKIIVSSGYNLPMNISNRTLDILQKLGQHNKDWQQIEEDISEGLWAGREIDETGIKAYLVPNNGHPLFIKGRMIDRFSIKEGDFQSFNKNGWTAPHSVVKEKIVWRDVSRSSQKRRMIATIVPQGFVAGNSLGVCFYKDGSSNELRILLAILNSLCFEFQLRNNLATGHISLSSMRKTKIPSRVRFHNFGHLAKLVGKQLEGGDVEAKIDAYVAKIIYGLDISEYSFIVDTFQKLSVEEKETLMREHQLLEGINTDGTKVEIKIYNHLSSTLSEMDLTIVKSVPPGGNWKDIPEDVPSKRVQTIRAGYKAGKGSRSTYYGRLLPNMPSYTINTYLNRPGNGCHIHYNQDRVISQREAARFQSFPDSFEFIGSQQSINTQIGNAVPPLLAYQVALQISEVIGTKGVYVDLFSGAGGMGLGFKWAGWKPLFANDIEKRFLETYARNVHDDTILGSITDHQIFDTLVQKAFKFKEENKRKPFWILGGPPCQGFSTAGKKRTMEDPRNLLFRDYTKFLTMVQPDGFVFENVSGLLNMDKGKVFQEVKKEFKKVISHVDGFVLQSEHYAIPQRRKRVFLIGQRQYLGEITPPAIITKLDPTKDLFNRYKQCISASDALSDLPSLIPGQNGDTLDYVGPPVNSYQRLMRGLITAKEYIREFG; this is encoded by the coding sequence GTGGAGCATTTAGAGCACATAAAAGACACCCCTAATGCAACTAACCTCAAGGTTAAGTTATCGGGTAAGTACTATACACATCATTCAATCGCTAGTCATGGCATCCGAAATCTCATTGGGATCTTGAAAAATGAAGGGCGCTTTAAATCGAGATATACCGTATGTGATCCCTTTGCTGGTGATGGACGGCTGGTGTTTTGGTTCTTAGAAAAGTGGGCTGAATTTGGGTTGCCTGAAGTGACGTGGACTATCCATCTCTGGGATATAGAAAAGAGTGGGCTTGAAGGTGTTAGAGAAAAGCTGATGAAGCTGGACATAGATATTGATGAAATCAACATTGTTATCCAAGACGCCTTTAAACATAACGCAGAAGAGAGATATGGTTTTGATTTCATTTTGACGAATCCGCCATGGGAAATGATCAAACCCGACAGCCGTGAGCTAAAGTATTTAGGTGATCAGGAAAAGGCTGATTACATCTCCAGTTTGAAAGCATATGATAAGTATCTGGCAGAGAATTATCCTCTTTCTCAACCAAAAAGAAAATTTGCGGGTTGGGGAACAAACCTCTCAAGAGTAGGGGTAGAGTTGATTAGAAACCTAGTTTCGCCGAATGGTTTTACCATGGTTGTTTTGCCTACATCTTTTCTAGCAGATGATCAATCTCTATCACTCCGGAAGGAACTCTTTACCATCGATTCGATTCACACAATAGACTATTATCCTGCAGAGGCTAAGCTATTTGGTAAAGCCGATGTCGATTCAGCTGTACTTGTCTTCAGAAGAAATGGAGGCAAGTCTCAAAAAGTTCTTCTGTCAAAATTTGATCAAGAATTGAATCTAGAGCGCAAGGAGAGTGTTGATTTAAATCACAAAATAATTGTCAGCTCGGGCTATAATTTACCAATGAATATTAGCAACAGAACGCTTGATATTTTACAGAAGTTAGGTCAACACAATAAAGATTGGCAACAAATAGAAGAGGATATAAGTGAAGGGCTATGGGCAGGGAGAGAAATTGATGAAACAGGTATCAAGGCTTATCTTGTCCCAAACAATGGCCACCCCTTGTTTATAAAGGGACGAATGATTGACCGGTTCAGTATAAAAGAGGGAGATTTTCAATCATTTAACAAAAATGGTTGGACGGCACCCCATTCTGTGGTGAAAGAAAAAATCGTCTGGCGAGACGTTTCACGATCAAGTCAGAAAAGAAGAATGATAGCCACTATAGTTCCTCAAGGCTTTGTAGCAGGAAACTCTCTTGGAGTATGCTTTTACAAAGATGGTAGTTCAAACGAATTGAGAATACTACTTGCCATTCTCAATTCGTTGTGCTTCGAGTTTCAACTGAGAAATAACCTTGCAACGGGTCATATTTCCCTGTCTTCAATGAGAAAAACGAAGATACCTTCGAGGGTCAGATTCCATAACTTTGGTCATCTAGCTAAACTTGTAGGTAAGCAACTGGAAGGAGGAGATGTTGAGGCTAAGATAGACGCGTATGTAGCCAAAATAATTTACGGCTTAGATATCTCCGAATATAGTTTTATCGTAGATACATTCCAGAAATTATCAGTTGAGGAAAAGGAAACACTAATGAGAGAGCATCAATTACTGGAAGGTATAAATACAGATGGAACAAAGGTTGAAATTAAGATATATAACCACCTTTCATCTACCTTAAGTGAAATGGATTTGACGATTGTTAAATCAGTACCACCCGGAGGTAATTGGAAAGATATTCCAGAAGATGTTCCCTCAAAGCGAGTCCAGACTATTCGCGCTGGCTATAAGGCGGGAAAAGGTAGCCGATCTACATACTATGGCAGGTTGTTACCAAACATGCCCTCCTATACTATCAATACCTATTTGAATAGACCGGGTAATGGCTGTCATATTCATTACAATCAAGATAGAGTAATATCACAGCGCGAAGCCGCAAGGTTTCAATCTTTTCCCGATTCTTTCGAGTTTATTGGGTCACAGCAATCGATCAATACACAAATAGGAAATGCTGTTCCGCCATTGTTAGCTTATCAAGTAGCATTACAGATTTCGGAAGTGATAGGGACTAAGGGAGTTTACGTTGATTTGTTTTCTGGAGCAGGGGGTATGGGATTAGGTTTCAAATGGGCTGGATGGAAGCCTCTTTTTGCCAACGACATTGAAAAACGCTTTCTTGAGACATATGCAAGAAATGTTCATGATGACACAATTCTTGGTAGTATAACGGACCACCAGATATTCGATACCCTTGTCCAAAAAGCTTTTAAGTTCAAAGAAGAGAATAAAAGAAAGCCATTTTGGATTCTAGGCGGGCCTCCGTGTCAAGGTTTTTCAACTGCGGGCAAGAAAAGAACAATGGAGGATCCTCGAAATCTGCTTTTCCGAGATTATACTAAGTTCCTGACAATGGTACAACCAGATGGGTTCGTGTTTGAAAATGTATCTGGTCTTTTGAACATGGACAAAGGTAAGGTCTTCCAGGAAGTGAAGAAGGAATTCAAGAAGGTTATCAGTCATGTTGATGGGTTTGTTCTGCAATCAGAGCACTACGCAATACCTCAAAGGCGCAAGAGGGTTTTTTTAATAGGGCAACGTCAGTACCTTGGTGAAATCACACCCCCAGCAATAATTACAAAGCTAGATCCAACTAAAGATTTGTTTAATCGCTACAAGCAATGCATTTCTGCTTCAGATGCTCTGTCTGATTTGCCTAGCCTAATTCCAGGACAGAACGGTGATACTCTTGACTATGTCGGGCCTCCAGTCAATTCGTATCAAAGATTGATGAGAGGATTAATAACTGCAAAAGAATACATTCGCGAATTTGGATGA
- a CDS encoding site-specific integrase produces the protein MALEEGLHSNMIFKSKSFKKPHETSDSVYLGEDEIQRITEVNLNEKLNNVRDLFLLGCHTGLRFSDYDKLKPQYMVNDGNLLRLRTQKTGEEIIIPLHPRAKAIIEKHNKNGGIQPISNQKFNEYVKVVCQKAGIDQMTTISRTIAGRKQDFVNPKYELISSHTGRRSFATNAYLAGVPSLAIMSITGHRTESSFLKYIKVSKEEQAKVISNHSFFSP, from the coding sequence TTGGCTCTAGAAGAAGGTTTGCACAGTAATATGATTTTTAAATCGAAGAGTTTTAAAAAACCTCATGAGACATCTGATTCGGTGTACTTGGGTGAAGATGAGATTCAGCGAATAACAGAGGTTAACCTGAATGAGAAACTAAATAATGTTAGGGACCTATTTCTGCTTGGCTGTCATACAGGGCTCAGATTTTCTGATTACGATAAGCTGAAGCCTCAGTATATGGTAAATGATGGGAACTTACTTAGACTAAGGACACAGAAAACAGGTGAAGAAATCATTATTCCACTTCATCCAAGAGCCAAGGCCATCATTGAAAAACATAATAAGAATGGTGGGATACAGCCTATTTCAAATCAGAAATTCAATGAATACGTTAAAGTCGTTTGTCAAAAAGCTGGGATAGACCAAATGACAACAATTTCTAGAACTATTGCGGGGCGAAAACAAGACTTTGTCAACCCGAAATATGAGCTCATTTCCTCACACACAGGACGACGCAGTTTTGCCACTAACGCATATCTGGCTGGCGTACCATCACTGGCGATTATGAGCATTACGGGACATCGCACTGAATCTAGCTTTCTTAAATATATCAAGGTGTCCAAGGAAGAACAGGCCAAAGTGATTTCAAACCATTCATTCTTTTCTCCTTAA
- a CDS encoding Arm DNA-binding domain-containing protein, translating into MKTRIRKKSGKQYLYADISFSGFRVKSSLGISVHSGRFNQKTEQVENCSDDVEINELINRFKIEIQRALRQLQLDNDISTHSVKREVELIKSRLTDPKHSDDDKTYLLPYAQRHILRSTNVKKPNTIKQYRTCYKHLTAFERTLKKRISFDCVNH; encoded by the coding sequence ATGAAGACTAGAATTAGAAAAAAGTCCGGGAAGCAATACTTATATGCAGATATCAGCTTCTCAGGTTTCAGAGTCAAAAGCTCACTTGGTATTTCTGTACACTCAGGCAGGTTTAATCAAAAGACAGAACAAGTTGAGAACTGTTCTGATGATGTAGAGATTAACGAGCTAATAAACAGGTTTAAGATCGAGATTCAGAGGGCTCTTAGACAGCTTCAACTAGACAATGACATCTCAACTCATTCGGTTAAACGTGAAGTAGAACTGATAAAATCAAGACTCACCGATCCCAAGCATTCGGATGATGACAAGACTTACCTTCTTCCTTATGCACAAAGGCACATACTACGGTCAACTAACGTTAAGAAGCCAAATACTATAAAGCAGTACAGGACTTGCTACAAACACTTAACGGCATTTGAACGGACACTTAAAAAACGGATTTCATTCGATTGTGTGAACCATTAG